In a genomic window of Brassica rapa cultivar Chiifu-401-42 chromosome A10, CAAS_Brap_v3.01, whole genome shotgun sequence:
- the LOC108870226 gene encoding uncharacterized protein LOC108870226, protein MPKAEGGLGIRHLEEFETVFRLKRVWSYFSAPASIWVSWMRKHIFQRTGYWQTPDSPRFSPTIRSMLQLKPIVSELMRCTIGDGNTASFWYDHWTDLGPLIGVAGQTGPRSLRIRVGASVANAAVDGAWRFPAARSHEIQSIQMVITSIEPPTSLNGPDCYLWRKSGNSFGPSFSSKITWEHLRIPAPVVFWHKVIWFKENIPRNTFMSWLALLRRLPTKDRLRRWGLNVTEQCVLCNSAVETHHHLFFECSFSSALWLTFASNILPNPPEDLHSAAAWIASASRVLCSNQVILLKLFFQSIIYIIWRERNSRIFTSVSSSSGVLHLALDRLLRDRLLSVPAPSPAGPSLLQLYFASFRPP, encoded by the coding sequence ATGCCAAAAGCAGAGGGTGGTCTGGGCATAAGGCACCTTGAGGAGTTTGAGACAGTATTTCGTCTAAAAAGAGTATGGTCTTATTTCTCAGCACCAGCTTCTATTTGGGTCTCGTGGATGAGGAAACATATTTTCCAGCGTACTGGGTACTGGCAGACTCCCGACTCACCTCGTTTCTCTCCAACAATCCGTAGTATGCTGCAATTAAAACCCATTGTATCAGAACTTATGAGATGTACTATTGGAGATGGGAATACAGCTAGTTTCTGGTATGACCACTGGACAGATTTGGGTCCATTGATTGGAGTGGCGGGTCAAACTGGTCCTCGCAGTCTAAGAATCAGGGTTGGTGCCTCGGTGGCTAATGCAGCGGTGGATGGGGCTTGGAGGTTCCCTGCTGCTAGGTCTCACGAAATTCAGAGTATCCAAATGGTAATAACCTCAATTGAACCACCGACATCCTTGAATGGACCAGATTGTTACTTATGGCGCAAGTCAGGGAACTCTTTTGGGCCTTCTTTCTCTTCCAAGATCACATGGGAGCATCTACGGATTCCTGCGCCGGTTGTGTTTTGGCACAAAGTCATATGGTTCAAGGAAAACATTCCTAGAAACACGTTCATGTCCTGGTTGGCCCTCCTACGACGGCTTCCTACAAAGGACAGACTTCGAAGATGGGGCCTAAATGTGACTGAACAGTGTGTACTCTGCAACTCAGCGGTGGAAACGCACCACCATCTGTTCTTTGAATGCAGCTTCTCCTCTGCGCTTTGGTTGACGTTTGCATCTAATATTCTGCCTAACCCGCCTGAAGATCTACACTCAGCAGCAGCTTGGATAGCATCTGCCAGTCGAGTACTCTGCAGCAATCAAGTGATCCTACTCAAGCTTTTCTTTCAGTCCATCATCTATATCATCTGGAGAGAAAGGAACTCGCGTATCTTCACCTCAGTGTCTTCCTCGTCGGGTGTTCTTCATCTAGCGCTTGACAGGTTACTTCGTGACCGGCTCCTTTCAGTTCCAGCGCCATCCCCAGCCGGCCCTTCGCTCCTTCAGCTGTATTTTGCCTCGTTTCGGCCTCCTTGA